Proteins encoded together in one Anaerotignum propionicum DSM 1682 window:
- a CDS encoding L-lactate MFS transporter — MKLQQMKLKEALKYNKRWVYIVLGIIFMMFLGTVYSYSVFRVALEKDLMIGAAESGMPYMVALAFYALFMFLTGRYIEKFQAKKILILGGLLVSLGWILSSFVSNIFLLTITYGCISGAGVGIAYGVPLSVIAKWFPDKKGIAVGLILIGFGLSPLVTAPIARSLVESYGVMKTFFILGVSFAVMLPILAILFKYPSDEEVLIFNKKVNQSSENSRDLTLKQMIRTKSFKGVYLNFLIGTMIGLMVVGMTINVGLDYFQLDSPTVTRTMAIFAIFNGVGRPAFGWVTDRYSSRKAMTISYFLIMSSAMGLVTSGKHTLVYILTFSIFWFNLGGWLAIAPTSTLKLYGIKNNSQNYGLVFTAYGVGAIAGVSTSGLILDYYGNYDYVFYYIIVLCMVGIILTTKYINNKTEKIG, encoded by the coding sequence ATGAAATTACAACAAATGAAATTGAAAGAAGCATTAAAATATAATAAAAGGTGGGTATATATTGTTTTAGGCATTATTTTTATGATGTTTTTAGGAACTGTATATTCTTATAGTGTATTTAGGGTTGCGTTGGAGAAGGATTTGATGATAGGTGCTGCAGAAAGTGGAATGCCTTATATGGTAGCATTGGCTTTCTATGCGTTGTTTATGTTTTTAACGGGCAGATACATTGAGAAGTTTCAAGCGAAAAAAATATTAATACTTGGCGGTCTGCTGGTTTCCTTAGGTTGGATATTATCATCTTTTGTTTCGAATATATTTTTGCTAACGATTACCTATGGTTGTATTAGTGGCGCGGGTGTTGGAATAGCTTATGGTGTTCCTTTGTCTGTCATTGCAAAGTGGTTCCCGGATAAAAAGGGGATTGCCGTTGGGTTGATTCTTATCGGATTCGGACTCTCTCCTCTCGTAACGGCTCCAATTGCCAGATCCTTAGTTGAAAGTTATGGCGTCATGAAAACATTTTTCATTCTTGGAGTGAGTTTTGCTGTGATGTTGCCAATTTTAGCGATTCTTTTTAAATACCCAAGTGATGAAGAGGTGTTAATTTTCAATAAAAAAGTAAATCAGAGTTCTGAAAACTCACGGGATTTAACATTAAAGCAAATGATTAGAACAAAGAGTTTTAAAGGTGTATATTTAAATTTTTTAATTGGTACCATGATAGGACTTATGGTGGTTGGAATGACAATCAACGTAGGCTTAGACTACTTTCAGCTTGATTCACCAACTGTGACTAGAACCATGGCAATTTTTGCTATTTTTAATGGGGTTGGAAGACCTGCATTTGGTTGGGTTACAGATAGATACTCATCTAGAAAGGCAATGACAATTTCATATTTTTTAATTATGTCATCTGCAATGGGGCTAGTCACATCAGGTAAGCATACTTTAGTTTATATCCTAACATTTTCAATCTTCTGGTTTAATTTGGGGGGGTGGCTGGCAATTGCTCCGACGTCAACACTTAAGTTATACGGAATAAAGAATAATAGTCAAAATTACGGATTGGTGTTTACTGCCTATGGTGTTGGTGCGATTGCAGGTGTTTCAACTTCTGGATTAATACTTGATTATTATGGGAATTATGATTATGTGTTCTATTATATCATTGTGTTATGCATGGTTGGCATTATTTTGACAACCAAATATATTAATAATAAAACTGAAAAGATTGGTTGA
- a CDS encoding DUF2294 domain-containing protein yields MTKGQIESKISEAISKFEIEQMGRGPEKIRTIIIQDIIFIRLKGFLSPSEKNLAQNREGVELIKKVRAALFENARMSLEGAIKSVIDVNVISTHSDVSTKTGEKIIAVVVDKNIEESINE; encoded by the coding sequence ATGACAAAAGGACAAATTGAGTCGAAAATAAGCGAAGCAATAAGTAAGTTTGAAATTGAACAAATGGGACGTGGACCAGAAAAAATACGAACAATTATTATACAAGATATAATTTTTATTAGATTGAAAGGGTTTTTAAGCCCCTCGGAAAAAAATTTAGCCCAAAACCGTGAAGGTGTAGAACTAATAAAAAAAGTAAGAGCTGCGTTATTCGAAAACGCACGAATGAGCTTAGAGGGGGCCATTAAGTCCGTTATTGATGTTAATGTGATTAGTACTCATTCAGACGTTAGCACGAAAACAGGCGAAAAAATTATAGCAGTTGTTGTGGATAAAAATATTGAAGAAAGTATAAATGAATAG
- a CDS encoding MoaD/ThiS family protein — MKITVKLFATLRENREKLFDLDVESELTTKDVIESLKIPVADVAIIMINGRGGTLESILKEHDVLALFPPVGGG; from the coding sequence ATGAAAATAACAGTGAAACTTTTTGCAACCTTGAGAGAAAACCGAGAGAAACTTTTTGATCTTGATGTTGAATCGGAATTAACAACGAAAGATGTGATAGAATCTTTAAAAATACCGGTGGCAGATGTTGCCATTATTATGATTAATGGCAGAGGCGGTACTTTAGAGAGTATACTAAAGGAACATGATGTGTTGGCATTATTTCCGCCTGTGGGTGGAGGTTGA
- a CDS encoding MoaD/ThiS family protein — protein sequence MECTNKKLEIRGFLQLDAYLRKRYGSMPFYIEIDEPINGLELSEQLGIQKEDVEVIFVNGFVQQLDYLIQPGDRIAFLPPGCPGPYRIALGFYGKNQDNDANFVIQNGEGVYENNSETFCNLERKPRETF from the coding sequence ATGGAGTGCACAAATAAAAAGCTTGAAATTAGAGGCTTTCTGCAACTAGATGCATACCTACGGAAGCGGTATGGAAGTATGCCTTTTTATATAGAGATAGATGAACCAATAAATGGATTGGAATTATCTGAACAATTAGGTATACAAAAGGAAGACGTAGAAGTGATATTCGTGAATGGATTTGTGCAACAGTTGGATTACTTAATTCAACCTGGGGATCGTATTGCATTTTTACCCCCTGGATGTCCGGGGCCGTATCGCATTGCTTTGGGGTTTTATGGTAAAAACCAAGATAATGATGCTAATTTTGTGATACAGAATGGGGAGGGAGTATATGAAAATAACAGTGAAACTTTTTGCAACCTTGAGAGAAAACCGAGAGAAACTTTTTGA
- a CDS encoding aldehyde ferredoxin oxidoreductase C-terminal domain-containing protein, translated as MQKFIRIDMTTLQATTMDVPEKYAGLGGRALTSNFVNDEVNPTCHALGKNNKLIFAPGLLSGTSAPNSGRMSVGGKSPLTGTIKECNTGGSSSQKLAKMGIKAFVIEGMPKGDKFYIIKIDMNGVTIDEAPAEILGGCGNYDAIKILGEKYGTHVGIAIAGPAGEYRLPSANISFKDPDGNIRSAGRGGLGAVLGSKKVKAIIIDDKGAGKVPIANPEAFSAAAKVFAKAILDHPVSGQGLASYGTGVLVNILNEAGGLPSYNFSKGRVDHSDNISGETINATIAERGGDGKVSHGCHPGCLMRCSQWYPDKQGKYITSGFEYETIWGLGADAGIDDLDAIAYIDRAMDDVGVDSIEVAVAVATAMEGGLIPWGDGKAVLEIVKDIAKPTHIARIIASGTTVVGKVCGLYRVPVVKDQAIPAYDPRAVKGIGLTYATTTMGADHTAGYCISGNILKIGGYIDPLKKDGQIEYARAMQIGTAAVDSTGLCLFVYFGIADNPGGYQALIDMINAQYGINLTANDVDELGKSVLRVERDFNKRAGFTNAHDRLPEFMEYEPIEPHNVVWDFTPEEIDEVMNF; from the coding sequence ATGCAAAAATTCATCCGAATTGACATGACAACATTGCAAGCAACAACTATGGATGTGCCAGAGAAATATGCTGGCTTAGGTGGACGTGCCCTCACATCAAACTTTGTGAATGATGAGGTAAATCCCACTTGCCATGCACTTGGTAAGAACAACAAATTGATTTTTGCACCTGGTTTACTGAGTGGAACATCTGCGCCAAATTCAGGGCGTATGTCCGTTGGCGGAAAAAGCCCACTGACTGGAACTATTAAAGAATGCAACACAGGTGGTTCATCCTCACAAAAATTGGCGAAGATGGGAATTAAAGCGTTTGTTATCGAAGGGATGCCAAAGGGCGATAAGTTTTATATTATTAAGATTGATATGAACGGCGTCACCATCGATGAAGCGCCGGCTGAAATTTTAGGTGGGTGTGGAAATTACGATGCAATTAAAATATTAGGCGAAAAATACGGTACACATGTAGGAATTGCCATTGCAGGGCCTGCTGGAGAATATCGGTTGCCCTCTGCAAATATCTCATTTAAGGATCCTGACGGAAATATCCGAAGTGCAGGTAGAGGTGGCTTAGGTGCAGTTCTTGGATCTAAAAAAGTAAAAGCAATCATTATTGATGATAAGGGAGCGGGTAAGGTTCCCATAGCAAATCCTGAAGCTTTTTCTGCAGCTGCCAAAGTATTTGCAAAAGCAATTCTTGATCATCCGGTTTCGGGGCAAGGCTTGGCGAGCTATGGAACGGGTGTTTTGGTCAATATACTGAATGAAGCAGGTGGTTTACCATCCTATAACTTCTCGAAAGGACGGGTTGACCATAGCGATAATATCTCTGGTGAAACAATCAATGCGACCATTGCTGAGCGTGGTGGTGATGGTAAAGTATCTCATGGATGTCACCCAGGATGTCTTATGCGCTGTTCACAATGGTATCCAGATAAACAAGGTAAATACATAACCAGCGGGTTTGAATATGAAACCATTTGGGGCTTGGGCGCAGATGCTGGAATTGATGATCTTGATGCCATTGCCTATATTGATCGTGCAATGGATGATGTGGGTGTAGATAGTATTGAAGTTGCTGTTGCTGTGGCAACTGCCATGGAAGGCGGATTAATACCTTGGGGTGACGGCAAGGCAGTTCTTGAGATTGTCAAGGACATTGCAAAGCCCACACATATTGCAAGAATAATTGCAAGCGGCACAACTGTTGTTGGAAAAGTTTGTGGCTTGTACCGTGTGCCGGTTGTTAAAGATCAGGCTATCCCTGCATATGATCCACGTGCAGTTAAGGGGATTGGATTGACCTATGCAACGACCACCATGGGTGCAGACCATACAGCAGGATATTGTATTTCGGGTAACATCTTAAAGATTGGCGGATATATTGATCCACTTAAGAAAGATGGTCAGATAGAATATGCAAGGGCAATGCAAATAGGTACGGCAGCAGTTGATAGTACTGGATTGTGCCTATTCGTATACTTTGGTATTGCGGACAATCCCGGTGGATATCAAGCTTTAATTGATATGATTAATGCTCAGTATGGAATAAATTTGACAGCAAACGATGTAGATGAATTGGGCAAATCAGTGCTAAGAGTAGAAAGAGATTTTAATAAACGTGCAGGCTTCACAAATGCCCATGATAGATTACCAGAATTCATGGAGTATGAACCCATTGAACCACACAATGTTGTATGGGATTTCACACCGGAAGAAATTGATGAAGTTATGAATTTTTAA
- a CDS encoding MogA/MoaB family molybdenum cofactor biosynthesis protein → MRRVGIIVASDQGAKGLRTDESGALIRSIVEEEGFEVAKLEIVSDDIPKLRDALIEMADVLGCHLIFTTGGTGFSKRDNTPEATRLVIERECPGIVEAMRWSSFQKTPKAMLSRAISGIRGDSIIVNMPGSPKAVAECMEVILDPLKHGIDILVGDARECARK, encoded by the coding sequence ATGAGAAGGGTTGGAATCATCGTGGCAAGTGATCAAGGCGCAAAGGGATTGAGAACGGATGAAAGCGGAGCGTTAATCAGAAGCATTGTAGAAGAAGAAGGATTTGAAGTTGCGAAACTGGAAATCGTTTCCGATGATATTCCAAAACTTCGAGATGCCCTGATTGAGATGGCAGATGTTTTAGGATGTCACTTGATTTTTACTACCGGTGGTACGGGATTCTCCAAGCGTGATAATACCCCAGAAGCTACCCGACTGGTTATAGAAAGAGAATGTCCCGGAATTGTGGAAGCAATGCGCTGGAGCAGTTTCCAAAAAACGCCCAAAGCAATGCTGAGTCGTGCCATATCCGGTATTCGAGGGGATAGTATTATTGTCAATATGCCGGGGAGTCCAAAAGCCGTAGCCGAATGTATGGAAGTAATCCTCGATCCTCTAAAGCATGGTATTGATATCTTAGTGGGCGATGCCAGAGAATGTGCCCGAAAATAG
- a CDS encoding MOSC domain-containing protein: MLGKVIAINISETKGVPKTSIPEANMIADFGIEGDAHAGKWHRQVSLLANESVDKIRKQGFQGLCTGRFAENLTTEGIELWTIPVGSKVYIGQTLHEVTQIGKECHFGCAIKKLVGECVMPKEGIFTKVIEGGKVKVGDEIRVVPLESGEQE, encoded by the coding sequence ATGCTAGGGAAAGTAATTGCAATTAATATTAGTGAGACAAAAGGGGTGCCGAAAACATCTATTCCGGAGGCAAATATGATAGCCGATTTTGGTATTGAAGGGGATGCCCATGCAGGAAAATGGCATCGCCAAGTGAGTCTCCTTGCCAATGAAAGTGTTGATAAAATTCGTAAGCAAGGGTTTCAAGGTTTGTGTACCGGTAGATTTGCCGAAAACCTAACAACGGAGGGAATTGAGTTGTGGACCATTCCTGTAGGCAGTAAGGTTTACATTGGACAAACCCTTCATGAGGTCACTCAAATAGGAAAGGAATGTCATTTTGGCTGTGCAATTAAGAAACTGGTTGGTGAATGCGTTATGCCCAAGGAAGGTATCTTTACAAAGGTTATTGAGGGTGGAAAAGTCAAAGTAGGGGACGAAATTAGGGTGGTGCCTCTTGAAAGTGGGGAGCAAGAATGA
- the moaC gene encoding cyclic pyranopterin monophosphate synthase MoaC: MSLTHMNELGYAKMVSVEEKKDTLRIARAIGEIVVSAETFERVKTGGIKKGDVLTVAQVAGIIGAKRTSDIIPMCHPLNLTGVDLEFNMIDETNTIQITAIAKVIGKTGVEMEALTAVTVAALTIYDMCKAIDKEMVIQNIYLAEKTGGKSGHYLRTKEN; the protein is encoded by the coding sequence ATGTCACTGACACACATGAATGAATTAGGGTACGCTAAAATGGTTTCTGTCGAAGAGAAAAAAGATACATTACGCATTGCCAGAGCCATTGGAGAAATCGTTGTTTCCGCCGAAACCTTCGAAAGGGTAAAAACAGGAGGAATCAAAAAAGGGGATGTTCTAACGGTAGCTCAGGTTGCAGGGATTATTGGTGCCAAACGAACCAGCGACATTATTCCCATGTGTCATCCTCTGAACTTAACGGGTGTGGACCTCGAATTTAATATGATTGATGAAACCAATACAATTCAAATTACGGCGATTGCTAAGGTTATTGGAAAGACGGGAGTTGAAATGGAAGCGTTGACAGCTGTTACGGTAGCGGCGCTAACCATTTATGATATGTGCAAGGCCATAGATAAAGAAATGGTAATTCAGAATATTTATTTGGCAGAGAAAACGGGCGGAAAAAGCGGACATTACTTAAGAACCAAAGAAAACTAA
- the moaA gene encoding GTP 3',8-cyclase MoaA, which translates to MQDNFGRQIEYLRLSVTDRCNLRCRYCMPESGILKKKHETILRNEEYLQIVETMATLGIKKVRITGGEPLVRRGLPSLIQEIKRIEGIKDISLTTNGILLESQVEELKEAGITRMNISVDSLVPESYQQLTRGGNLASVLRGIEKARELGLSPIKINVVLIKGFNDHEVEHFLNYFDPSIEVRFIELMPIGEAAAWNKDRFLNLNEFLLNRLDLTPEPNHGNGGPCRYYRHTETGRWVGIINAISDHFCLSCNRLRVTADGMLKTCLHSTTEVDLKPYLHDPDGLKNSIINAIHSKPEAHQLNQEDVVPILRNMYTIGG; encoded by the coding sequence ATGCAAGATAACTTTGGAAGGCAGATAGAGTATCTTAGATTGTCAGTAACAGACAGATGCAATTTAAGATGTCGGTATTGTATGCCTGAATCAGGCATACTTAAAAAAAAGCATGAAACAATCCTTCGAAACGAAGAATATCTTCAAATTGTTGAAACGATGGCAACTTTGGGGATTAAAAAGGTAAGGATAACAGGTGGTGAGCCCCTCGTTAGAAGAGGTTTACCTTCCTTAATTCAAGAGATAAAGAGGATCGAAGGCATAAAAGATATTTCCTTAACGACAAACGGTATCTTGTTGGAATCTCAGGTTGAAGAACTTAAGGAAGCAGGGATAACAAGAATGAATATAAGCGTTGATTCTTTAGTTCCGGAAAGCTACCAACAATTGACCAGAGGTGGCAATCTGGCTAGTGTGTTACGAGGAATAGAAAAAGCGAGGGAGCTTGGATTATCACCCATCAAAATCAATGTGGTGCTGATTAAGGGGTTCAATGATCATGAAGTGGAACACTTTTTAAACTATTTTGACCCATCCATAGAGGTACGATTTATTGAGCTCATGCCAATTGGAGAGGCTGCTGCGTGGAATAAGGATCGGTTTTTAAACTTAAATGAGTTTTTATTAAATCGCCTGGACTTGACTCCGGAACCTAATCATGGCAATGGAGGACCCTGCAGATATTATCGACATACAGAAACAGGAAGATGGGTAGGAATCATTAATGCAATCTCAGACCATTTTTGTTTAAGTTGCAATCGATTACGGGTAACTGCCGATGGCATGCTGAAAACCTGTTTACATAGCACAACAGAAGTGGACTTGAAACCTTATTTGCATGATCCAGATGGGTTAAAAAATAGTATCATCAATGCAATTCATTCGAAACCGGAAGCGCATCAATTAAATCAAGAGGATGTCGTTCCGATTTTAAGGAATATGTATACCATAGGAGGCTAA
- a CDS encoding molybdopterin biosynthesis protein has translation MERNIYLQTVTLEEALQCFEDKTTASFRKTIEEIPVEGSFGRITAEPIYAKYSNPNFNASAMDGIAVISKTTRMADERNPVRLTKDTEFVFVDTGDVICEPYDSVIMIEDVRIIDETHVEIITPSHPWQHVRMIGEDFVVGEMLLTRNHKITAVDLGALVSGGIEKLKVYAPLRVGLIPTGTEIVEIGTKLKSGDILESNTRMFAGLVLESGGMPIRYPIVSDDKELLRQALQKAVKENDFVVINAGSSAGSEDYTASLIKELGEVWIHGIDIKPGKPAILGAIEGKPVVGIPGYPVSAYMTFKHFVIPMIEGIKPPQKWMEATLSQAVPSSLKHKEFVRVQLGNVDGKVIATPLKRGAASTMSLVKANGILTIEKESEGFISGSKVMVEQTRKHLELEKALVSIGSHDLIMDWVADLLLGEKKETYLLSAHVGSLGGILAIKRGEAHVAPIHLLDENTGEYNVKEVLRYLSGEEMILIKGMKRWQGFYMRKEDTMIDSIRDLVQKNLSFINRQKGSGTRLLTDYFLKKDLVNKDQIKGYETEVLTHTAVAQAVLSGNADVGVGIESVARQMGLSYKAVAKEDYDFLIPKRFMEMTIIKDFIDTIQSEAFKQRLVEAGGYEIEPLQYVSIGGNSCKITLEGR, from the coding sequence ATGGAAAGAAATATCTATTTACAAACTGTAACATTGGAAGAAGCCCTTCAATGTTTTGAAGATAAAACCACTGCATCCTTCCGTAAAACGATTGAGGAAATTCCTGTAGAAGGGAGCTTTGGAAGGATTACAGCGGAACCCATTTATGCAAAATATTCCAATCCAAATTTCAATGCTTCTGCTATGGATGGAATTGCAGTGATTTCGAAAACAACACGGATGGCCGATGAACGAAATCCGGTTCGTCTAACCAAGGATACAGAATTTGTTTTTGTGGATACAGGGGACGTCATTTGTGAGCCTTACGATAGCGTCATCATGATTGAGGATGTAAGAATAATTGATGAAACACACGTGGAAATAATTACACCGAGTCATCCATGGCAGCATGTCCGTATGATAGGAGAAGACTTCGTTGTAGGAGAGATGCTGCTAACAAGAAATCATAAAATCACTGCAGTTGATTTGGGAGCTCTGGTGAGTGGAGGAATAGAGAAACTCAAGGTTTATGCGCCATTAAGAGTCGGATTAATTCCAACGGGCACAGAAATTGTTGAAATAGGAACAAAGCTTAAATCTGGGGATATTCTGGAATCCAATACCCGAATGTTTGCAGGGTTAGTGCTTGAAAGTGGTGGAATGCCGATACGATATCCCATTGTATCCGATGATAAAGAATTGTTAAGGCAAGCACTGCAAAAAGCGGTCAAAGAAAATGATTTTGTGGTAATCAATGCAGGCTCGTCAGCGGGTAGTGAGGATTATACCGCATCATTAATAAAGGAGCTTGGCGAGGTGTGGATACATGGCATAGATATTAAACCGGGAAAGCCGGCCATCCTTGGTGCTATTGAAGGAAAGCCCGTCGTGGGGATACCCGGTTATCCCGTATCAGCCTATATGACGTTTAAGCATTTTGTGATCCCAATGATTGAGGGCATTAAGCCACCGCAAAAATGGATGGAAGCCACTTTATCCCAAGCAGTGCCTTCCTCTTTAAAGCATAAAGAGTTCGTCCGAGTACAACTAGGAAATGTGGATGGAAAAGTGATTGCCACACCACTAAAAAGGGGAGCTGCCTCAACAATGTCCCTAGTAAAGGCTAATGGGATTTTAACGATAGAAAAGGAATCGGAAGGCTTTATCTCTGGCAGTAAGGTAATGGTAGAACAAACAAGGAAACATTTGGAACTTGAAAAAGCCCTTGTCTCGATTGGAAGCCATGACTTGATTATGGATTGGGTAGCAGATTTGCTTCTGGGAGAAAAAAAAGAAACCTATCTTTTATCCGCTCATGTAGGAAGCTTAGGTGGGATTTTGGCTATCAAAAGGGGGGAAGCCCATGTAGCGCCCATTCACCTTTTGGACGAAAATACCGGAGAGTATAATGTGAAAGAGGTATTAAGATATCTATCTGGGGAAGAAATGATACTGATAAAAGGAATGAAAAGATGGCAAGGTTTCTACATGCGTAAAGAGGATACAATGATTGATAGCATAAGGGATTTAGTCCAAAAGAATCTTTCATTCATAAACAGGCAAAAGGGATCGGGGACAAGATTGTTAACAGATTATTTTTTGAAGAAGGACCTCGTGAATAAAGATCAAATCAAGGGATATGAAACAGAGGTTTTGACGCATACCGCCGTTGCACAGGCTGTTCTTTCCGGTAATGCGGATGTTGGCGTTGGAATAGAATCTGTGGCAAGGCAAATGGGGTTATCATATAAAGCTGTAGCCAAGGAGGATTATGATTTTTTAATACCCAAACGTTTTATGGAAATGACAATCATTAAGGATTTCATTGATACGATTCAAAGCGAGGCATTTAAACAAAGACTTGTTGAAGCGGGTGGTTATGAGATTGAGCCGCTACAATACGTGTCGATAGGAGGTAATTCATGCAAGATAACTTTGGAAGGCAGATAG
- the glp gene encoding gephyrin-like molybdotransferase Glp has translation MAYLNVTKIEEALSQMKLRFQRKDSTVEMVDLEASLGRYLAKDLYATENLPSFRRSMVDGYAVLASDTLGASEQSPMILQVVGIVDIGCKSELNLTTGYAAYVPTGGEIPVGAEAMVMIEHTEALGPDIAIYYTATYGENIVGIGEDVQERTLILKKGTRLAPQHEAILASLGYAEIPVVKKPKVFILSTGDELVDVSSTPGYGQVRDCNSTIIRNIVESCGCEVVDSVRVIDEIEAFQKALRNATVSADVVILSGGSSAGIKDMTQLAIDSLAGNTDSPNVFIHGLAIKPGKPTVVGQIGEKPVIGLPGHPAACFITMKAFVEPFLNDFIGKNETEIRRIPCISGFQLHAAGGRDVYQLVEMVYEEEKLTAHILYGKSGMVSALAKANAYVVIKMNQEGIKVGDNLVAYLL, from the coding sequence ATGGCATATTTAAATGTTACAAAAATTGAAGAGGCTTTAAGTCAGATGAAGCTGCGGTTTCAAAGAAAAGATTCGACAGTAGAAATGGTTGATTTAGAGGCTTCCCTTGGGCGATATTTAGCGAAGGATCTTTATGCTACAGAAAATTTACCATCCTTTCGGAGATCAATGGTGGATGGATATGCCGTTTTAGCTAGTGATACGTTGGGCGCATCAGAACAGTCCCCTATGATTTTACAAGTTGTGGGGATCGTCGATATTGGTTGTAAATCAGAATTAAATCTAACTACTGGATATGCTGCCTATGTTCCCACGGGAGGTGAGATTCCTGTGGGGGCGGAGGCCATGGTAATGATAGAACATACGGAAGCACTAGGTCCGGATATTGCCATTTATTACACAGCCACCTATGGTGAAAATATCGTAGGGATAGGTGAGGACGTTCAAGAAAGGACGCTTATATTAAAGAAGGGAACACGTTTGGCACCCCAACATGAAGCAATACTAGCAAGCCTTGGATATGCTGAAATTCCTGTGGTCAAGAAACCAAAAGTATTCATCCTGTCGACGGGAGATGAATTGGTGGATGTCTCTTCCACACCTGGATATGGACAGGTGAGAGACTGCAATTCCACCATTATTCGAAACATTGTGGAATCCTGTGGCTGTGAGGTCGTAGATAGTGTTCGGGTTATAGATGAGATAGAAGCATTTCAAAAGGCATTAAGGAATGCAACTGTTTCGGCAGATGTTGTTATATTATCGGGTGGCAGTTCAGCCGGTATCAAGGATATGACACAGTTGGCCATTGACAGTCTAGCTGGTAATACAGATTCTCCCAATGTTTTTATTCATGGATTGGCAATTAAACCTGGAAAACCAACGGTAGTGGGACAAATTGGGGAGAAACCTGTCATTGGTTTACCCGGGCATCCAGCTGCATGTTTTATTACAATGAAAGCATTTGTGGAACCGTTTTTGAATGATTTCATAGGGAAAAATGAAACCGAGATAAGAAGGATTCCCTGTATCTCAGGGTTTCAGCTTCATGCGGCAGGTGGCAGAGACGTATATCAATTGGTAGAAATGGTATATGAGGAGGAGAAGCTTACAGCACATATTTTGTATGGTAAATCAGGTATGGTCAGTGCTTTGGCGAAGGCAAATGCTTATGTCGTTATAAAGATGAATCAGGAAGGGATAAAAGTGGGAGACAATCTGGTAGCATATCTTCTTTAA
- a CDS encoding ABC transporter ATP-binding protein, with translation MSIECKSISKTFHNRRLFHDISVVFPQGICNCVIGENGTGKTTLLKIIAGLIKADAGTIIMKGNCTYAGSNPYMLRGTVFENINYPLTLKRQGGKSNENQVNQMIDRLGLNNQKHQEACTLSAGEKQKVVLGRALVWNPDVLLLDEPTTNIDQKMIASVEELLMEYADNSSHTFVVVSHDHEQIKRFSGLQWHLVDQRLVKK, from the coding sequence ATGTCGATTGAATGCAAATCTATTAGCAAAACCTTTCATAACCGAAGGCTATTCCATGATATAAGCGTGGTTTTTCCCCAGGGCATTTGCAACTGTGTTATAGGAGAAAACGGAACGGGAAAAACCACATTGCTGAAAATAATTGCTGGATTAATCAAGGCAGATGCAGGAACAATTATAATGAAGGGGAACTGTACCTATGCAGGGAGTAATCCATATATGTTGAGAGGGACGGTCTTTGAAAATATCAACTATCCACTGACGCTGAAACGTCAAGGTGGAAAATCCAATGAAAATCAAGTGAATCAGATGATTGACAGATTGGGTTTAAATAATCAAAAACATCAGGAAGCCTGTACGCTATCAGCAGGAGAAAAGCAAAAAGTTGTTCTTGGAAGAGCTTTGGTGTGGAATCCAGATGTTTTATTATTGGATGAACCAACAACGAATATTGATCAAAAAATGATAGCAAGCGTTGAGGAACTGCTGATGGAATATGCAGATAATAGCTCCCATACCTTTGTTGTAGTCAGCCATGACCATGAACAAATCAAGAGATTTTCAGGACTTCAATGGCACTTGGTAGATCAGCGGCTGGTAAAGAAATAA